A genome region from Cerasicoccus sp. TK19100 includes the following:
- a CDS encoding glycosyltransferase family 4 protein: MIQGGRSGVGRYVIALSETLIKRGLELHLAGLDADRSHFPMIPDEHWVSIPASFDSGAKNLLWHQASLPGIIRHNGYDVVHIPSYRRMVINCPAPQVATIHDCAPFIMAEKYDALRGFFGRKVVPWIARRMDRVIAVSATAGKDIQHYLGVTPERLTLIPNGIDHARFQPASENALADFRTRRALTKPYLIYIARFEHPAKNHVRLIEAFGRFREESGLDWQLVLGGAPWHGKEVIDEAWQSSTHRDAIRMEGFVEDDELALWYGAAEALVFPSLMEGFGFPVIEAQACGTLAVSSNATSLAEVNGPAALPFDPTSVDSITAALHQLGQMDTAERTRRIAQGIEWAAQYRWEKHAEQCEQVYREVAGG; the protein is encoded by the coding sequence GCTTGAGCTGCACCTCGCAGGGCTGGATGCCGATCGCAGCCACTTCCCCATGATACCTGACGAGCACTGGGTCAGCATTCCGGCCAGCTTCGACTCGGGGGCTAAGAATCTGTTGTGGCACCAGGCGTCACTGCCGGGCATTATCCGGCACAACGGCTATGACGTCGTCCACATCCCCAGCTACCGCCGCATGGTCATCAACTGCCCGGCACCCCAGGTGGCCACAATTCACGACTGCGCGCCGTTCATCATGGCCGAGAAATACGACGCCCTGCGCGGCTTTTTCGGACGCAAAGTCGTGCCGTGGATTGCCCGCCGGATGGACCGCGTTATCGCCGTGAGCGCGACTGCGGGCAAAGACATTCAGCACTACCTGGGCGTCACGCCGGAGCGCCTTACCCTCATCCCTAACGGCATCGACCACGCGCGTTTTCAACCAGCCAGTGAAAATGCGCTCGCTGATTTCCGCACCAGACGCGCGCTGACGAAACCCTACCTAATCTACATTGCGCGTTTTGAGCACCCGGCGAAAAATCACGTGCGGCTCATCGAAGCCTTTGGGCGCTTCCGCGAAGAAAGTGGGCTTGACTGGCAGCTCGTGCTGGGCGGCGCACCTTGGCACGGCAAGGAAGTCATCGACGAGGCTTGGCAAAGCTCCACCCACCGCGACGCCATTCGTATGGAAGGCTTTGTGGAGGACGACGAGCTTGCGCTCTGGTATGGCGCGGCCGAAGCCCTCGTCTTCCCCTCGCTCATGGAAGGCTTTGGCTTCCCGGTGATTGAGGCGCAGGCCTGCGGAACCTTGGCGGTCTCCTCCAACGCCACGAGCCTGGCCGAAGTCAACGGCCCCGCCGCCCTGCCCTTCGACCCAACCTCGGTCGACTCCATAACCGCGGCGCTGCATCAACTGGGCCAAATGGATACCGCCGAGCGCACCAGGCGCATCGCGCAAGGCATCGAGTGGGCCGCGCAATATCGCTGGGAAAAACACGCCGAGCAATGCGAGCAAGTTTACCGGGAGGTCGCCGGTGGATAA
- a CDS encoding oligosaccharide flippase family protein, translating into MEKPEWKRRFWANTGSSYVQVMLRLVLGLILFRQLFSGLSEEAFGFWSLLWSLFGYGVLLDFGFGFTAQKAVAEKMAQGDMEGLNRLLATIFWTFVALAAGLVTVFLLLRPYFMEAVSVSADDWSAFSSAYIIFFIGMALTFPLGLFPEVLRGLQRIDLANWVGVGNTVLHFSVIVTALALDWPFPALMAISVVSSLIPNIFAAFFAFRLIKNLSLMPRLFEWRAVKAQMSFSIAAYLITFSNLIMAKSDQLVISLTVGVAAVAIYQAGFKMGEMLNLFSVQLQSALSPAAAQLKASGDEAGLRELLLRSSRLTLVVVTPAYVLSAVYLDGLIRLLTGLDEVPAEAFWVGQALLLAIYSSQLTNSCTKRILMMTGHEKILLRLSVIDAVLNVAISFALVFPLGILGVALGTLIPTALIGWLFVIPLTLTSVELSAGRFLKFHCQGSGWPLGSFALVLILIILLAPFPSDGGLWSLAWRGALAGLPWLWFSRKLVKEMTL; encoded by the coding sequence ATGGAAAAGCCCGAGTGGAAACGCCGCTTCTGGGCCAACACCGGCAGTAGCTATGTGCAGGTGATGCTGCGCCTCGTGCTTGGGCTAATCCTGTTTCGCCAACTCTTCAGCGGTCTAAGTGAGGAGGCCTTCGGTTTCTGGTCACTTTTGTGGTCACTCTTTGGCTACGGCGTGTTGCTCGATTTCGGCTTCGGTTTTACGGCACAAAAAGCCGTCGCCGAAAAAATGGCACAAGGTGACATGGAGGGGCTCAACCGGCTGCTCGCCACAATCTTTTGGACCTTTGTCGCGCTGGCCGCCGGCCTGGTAACGGTGTTCCTCCTGCTGCGACCTTACTTCATGGAAGCGGTCTCGGTTTCGGCTGACGACTGGAGCGCGTTCAGCAGCGCGTATATTATCTTTTTCATCGGCATGGCGCTGACCTTTCCGCTGGGCCTTTTCCCCGAAGTGCTACGCGGCTTGCAGCGCATCGACCTCGCCAACTGGGTCGGCGTCGGCAACACCGTCTTGCACTTTTCGGTCATTGTCACCGCGCTCGCACTCGACTGGCCCTTCCCTGCGCTAATGGCGATCAGCGTCGTCTCCAGCCTGATCCCGAATATCTTCGCCGCGTTCTTTGCGTTCCGGTTAATCAAGAATCTCTCACTGATGCCCCGCTTGTTCGAGTGGCGCGCGGTGAAGGCGCAAATGAGTTTTTCCATCGCCGCCTATTTGATCACCTTTAGCAACCTGATCATGGCCAAGAGCGACCAGCTCGTGATCAGCCTTACCGTGGGCGTGGCGGCAGTAGCGATTTATCAGGCCGGTTTTAAAATGGGCGAAATGCTCAACCTGTTCAGCGTGCAGTTGCAATCAGCGCTCTCTCCGGCGGCCGCGCAATTAAAAGCCAGCGGCGATGAGGCCGGTCTGCGCGAACTGCTTCTGCGCAGTTCGCGGCTAACGCTGGTCGTCGTTACCCCAGCCTACGTGCTGTCGGCGGTATATCTCGATGGGCTCATCCGGCTGCTCACTGGCTTGGATGAGGTGCCTGCCGAGGCCTTTTGGGTCGGCCAAGCCCTACTGCTTGCAATCTACAGTTCACAACTGACAAATAGCTGCACCAAGCGTATTCTGATGATGACCGGGCATGAAAAGATACTCCTGCGCTTATCCGTCATCGATGCCGTTTTGAACGTCGCGATCAGCTTTGCCTTGGTGTTTCCTTTGGGCATATTGGGCGTCGCCCTTGGCACCTTGATCCCTACGGCGCTGATCGGCTGGCTGTTCGTGATCCCGCTGACTTTGACATCCGTGGAGCTCAGCGCCGGGCGTTTCCTGAAATTTCACTGCCAAGGAAGTGGCTGGCCCCTGGGAAGTTTCGCGCTCGTGTTGATTTTAATTATCCTTCTCGCGCCTTTCCCCAGTGACGGCGGGTTATGGTCCCTAGCCTGGCGAGGCGCACTGGCGGGCCTTCCGTGGCTTTGGTTCTCCCGAAAATTGGTTAAGGAAATGACATTATAG
- a CDS encoding DUF4114 domain-containing protein, which yields MKYLTPILTTVIISGQVVAQTELSVQSTARPAGLDIVAPVMQAGSDAQSAQFQADVLPSMLDFIDTNLGESQSVSNVSSIALDPSKLYLANDAAVRVYFIGEGAGYHNTLGFNTEGPSISSGDPLLIFPDASSIDSYYTYGDQNAWRSNSAPLMPGDFVDLGVLEAGTQLDFFLIANGANGGSNVWSTDSSVNADGLIHTVSLVEEGSPYLLIGFEDLYGGGDKDYNDLLFAVDIGAANVSYLANPEPSTWLIMGLFAAGVFYIARRQQPELAEARVG from the coding sequence ATGAAATACCTCACTCCAATCCTCACCACCGTAATCATCAGCGGCCAAGTCGTTGCCCAAACAGAGTTGTCCGTTCAATCCACCGCGCGTCCTGCAGGTCTGGATATTGTCGCTCCGGTTATGCAAGCCGGCTCCGATGCACAGTCCGCTCAATTTCAAGCCGACGTGCTCCCCAGCATGCTGGATTTCATCGACACCAACCTTGGTGAATCGCAAAGCGTGAGTAACGTCTCCTCCATCGCACTGGACCCCTCCAAGCTGTATTTGGCCAACGATGCTGCCGTGCGCGTTTACTTTATCGGCGAAGGTGCGGGTTATCATAACACACTCGGTTTTAATACCGAAGGGCCGAGCATCAGCTCCGGCGATCCACTTCTCATTTTCCCCGACGCTTCGAGCATCGACAGCTATTACACCTATGGCGACCAAAACGCCTGGCGCTCCAACAGCGCACCGCTGATGCCGGGCGACTTTGTGGACCTCGGCGTGCTCGAAGCCGGCACCCAGCTCGACTTTTTCCTCATCGCCAACGGTGCCAATGGCGGCTCGAATGTGTGGTCGACGGATTCCTCAGTGAACGCCGACGGCCTGATCCACACAGTGAGCCTGGTCGAAGAAGGCAGCCCGTATTTGCTGATCGGTTTTGAAGACCTCTATGGCGGCGGCGACAAGGACTACAATGACTTGCTCTTCGCCGTCGATATCGGCGCAGCCAATGTTTCTTACCTGGCCAATCCCGAGCCGTCGACCTGGTTGATCATGGGTCTGTTTGCCGCTGGCGTGTTTTACATTGCCCGACGCCAACAGCCCGAGTTGGCCGAGGCTCGGGTAGGCTAG
- a CDS encoding tetratricopeptide repeat protein, with translation MSKLAIRASVVVIVLIALGSGLWVWRAHTLKKMQESTLSDLQSAWEQENFSRVRLLAEHLEDETQRDDWLRQIDEAQLAQAVENNDAFTLRQLRANQSGLAETETEALVLARAAIHERDTRIYDAIVERWQGNAAQHAAWIFLETDALIVAGKITEARELLEQHSFSGRQESNRLLRLSVLSTNEPRETLRLIDESVRAMPDNPDALSFRGQVFESLGQYQAARADYVRAVALDNDSPLFWDQLAEFYRRREQYNFAVQSWLDGFAKTGVPEFWVKAWFWRRVSGLGPALPAAPQTGPFTEYTQYLAALPESTWWDAETFSALPYASRIQQQRQETFWLRLLQTLQDDAHTEALMLLRADPFANRSWAPDLKLALMTILLWQADEPLPATPLNTDETDHQFYRSLATLAQTTASPELEKVLAGTSAYAAAFLAEGWLATAIDFDERQAGQPAWFDYGQAQARRQIESVDAAIARLDKSSDHAETQLLLADLLWLQQRPEEATAIWKKYQATPGAVGQRASTLLAVQAATANQWDDVADVAAANPEWAASTFGAEMRARLALAKGDLNAAREIYASIADASMDAKLFLARLAYQDKNWTRARELTQALIKENPDEPAFYQNLQAIAQAEAQP, from the coding sequence ATGTCCAAGTTGGCCATCCGCGCAAGTGTCGTTGTGATTGTCCTGATCGCACTGGGAAGCGGGCTTTGGGTGTGGCGCGCGCACACGCTAAAGAAAATGCAGGAGAGCACCTTGAGTGATCTCCAATCTGCCTGGGAGCAGGAAAACTTTTCGCGGGTCCGGCTACTCGCCGAGCACCTTGAGGACGAAACACAACGCGATGACTGGCTCCGCCAAATAGACGAAGCACAACTGGCGCAGGCTGTCGAAAACAACGATGCCTTTACCCTGCGCCAACTGCGCGCCAACCAAAGTGGCCTGGCCGAAACGGAAACCGAAGCGCTGGTTCTCGCGCGTGCGGCCATCCATGAGCGGGATACCCGCATCTACGACGCCATAGTCGAGCGCTGGCAGGGCAATGCCGCACAGCACGCGGCCTGGATTTTTCTTGAAACCGATGCGCTCATCGTCGCCGGGAAAATTACCGAAGCACGCGAGCTGCTGGAGCAGCATTCCTTCAGCGGGCGGCAGGAGTCCAACCGCTTGCTGCGCCTCTCGGTCTTATCGACCAACGAGCCACGCGAAACGCTGCGGCTCATCGATGAATCTGTCCGCGCCATGCCCGACAATCCGGATGCGCTGTCGTTTCGTGGTCAGGTTTTTGAAAGCCTCGGCCAGTATCAGGCCGCGCGCGCCGACTACGTGCGCGCCGTTGCGCTGGACAATGATTCGCCCTTGTTCTGGGACCAACTGGCGGAGTTTTACCGACGCCGCGAGCAGTATAACTTTGCGGTGCAAAGTTGGCTCGACGGCTTTGCCAAAACCGGCGTGCCGGAATTCTGGGTCAAAGCCTGGTTCTGGCGTCGCGTCAGCGGGTTGGGCCCGGCGCTACCCGCCGCCCCGCAGACCGGCCCCTTCACCGAGTATACCCAATATCTCGCAGCCCTGCCGGAGTCCACCTGGTGGGATGCGGAAACCTTTAGCGCCCTGCCCTACGCGAGCCGCATCCAGCAGCAACGACAGGAAACCTTCTGGCTTCGCCTGCTGCAAACGCTTCAGGACGACGCCCATACCGAGGCGCTCATGCTTCTGCGCGCGGACCCTTTCGCCAATCGCTCCTGGGCTCCCGATTTGAAACTCGCGCTGATGACGATACTGCTCTGGCAGGCCGACGAACCCCTGCCTGCAACGCCGCTGAACACCGACGAAACCGACCATCAATTTTACCGAAGCCTCGCCACCCTCGCGCAGACCACCGCATCGCCCGAGCTGGAAAAAGTGCTGGCCGGCACCAGTGCGTATGCGGCCGCATTTTTAGCCGAAGGCTGGCTCGCCACGGCCATCGATTTTGATGAGCGACAAGCCGGGCAACCCGCATGGTTTGACTACGGCCAAGCGCAGGCACGCCGCCAAATTGAATCCGTGGACGCCGCCATAGCGCGGCTCGACAAGAGCAGCGATCACGCCGAAACCCAGCTCCTGCTGGCCGATCTGCTTTGGCTGCAACAGCGCCCCGAAGAGGCCACCGCCATTTGGAAGAAATACCAGGCAACACCGGGAGCCGTAGGCCAGCGCGCTTCGACGCTGCTCGCCGTTCAGGCGGCGACCGCTAACCAGTGGGACGACGTTGCCGACGTCGCGGCAGCCAATCCGGAATGGGCCGCCTCGACCTTTGGTGCCGAAATGCGCGCCCGGCTCGCACTGGCCAAGGGCGACTTAAACGCCGCGCGCGAAATCTACGCATCCATCGCCGATGCCTCCATGGACGCCAAGCTCTTCCTCGCGCGGCTCGCGTATCAGGATAAAAACTGGACGCGTGCCCGAGAACTGACCCAAGCGTTGATCAAGGAAAACCCGGACGAGCCCGCCTTTTACCAAAACCTGCAGGCGATTGCCCAAGCGGAGGCACAGCCATGA
- a CDS encoding exosortase/archaeosortase family protein, which translates to MRAASGFALILLWALVWSRPMVQRLPVDNSWPLLLGFVLAYWLGRPWRLRATPAKPTAPLLALGVILFAFGLLGELLVLAAIGWTLLLVGWVARYCEGPRHRGAWAMLPLFSFPWIATDFTALGWQFRLSGAWIAEGLFTALGFSIHREGTLLDIQGLPVAIEPACAGMNLLPALLLTGAAVGYLFLAGQSRFWLFIGLLVPLAWLANTLRICVITAVALTWGSQFASGFFHTWGALLVLGIMFGACIGLAKVLRPALKSAHFA; encoded by the coding sequence ATGAGAGCCGCCTCTGGCTTCGCCTTGATTTTACTTTGGGCGCTGGTCTGGTCGCGCCCGATGGTCCAGCGATTGCCGGTGGACAACAGCTGGCCTTTGCTGCTCGGATTCGTGCTGGCGTATTGGCTCGGCCGGCCTTGGCGTCTGCGCGCAACGCCAGCCAAGCCAACGGCCCCACTTCTCGCACTCGGGGTAATTCTGTTCGCCTTTGGCCTGCTCGGCGAGCTGCTCGTGCTGGCAGCGATCGGGTGGACCCTGCTCCTCGTTGGCTGGGTCGCCCGCTATTGCGAGGGCCCGCGACATCGCGGCGCCTGGGCAATGCTCCCGCTGTTTTCATTCCCCTGGATCGCCACGGATTTCACGGCGCTTGGTTGGCAGTTTCGGCTAAGCGGCGCATGGATCGCCGAAGGGCTATTTACCGCGCTCGGTTTTTCCATTCACCGCGAAGGCACACTGCTGGACATCCAAGGGCTGCCGGTCGCCATTGAGCCCGCCTGCGCCGGGATGAATCTGCTGCCCGCGCTGCTTCTGACGGGCGCGGCGGTCGGCTATTTGTTCCTCGCGGGGCAAAGTCGGTTCTGGCTGTTCATCGGGTTGCTCGTCCCGCTGGCGTGGCTCGCAAATACGCTGCGTATCTGCGTGATCACCGCCGTGGCGCTTACCTGGGGCAGCCAGTTCGCGAGCGGATTTTTCCACACCTGGGGCGCACTGCTGGTGCTCGGGATCATGTTCGGTGCCTGCATCGGACTCGCTAAAGTTTTACGCCCCGCGCTCAAGTCAGCGCACTTCGCATGA
- a CDS encoding exosortase-associated EpsI family protein yields the protein MKTWQNALLWAVCIVALFVALIVELAPQRDAISQLLDIPDRGEEFRSRETPLTAQERELLGEASAVKKYIAPNGAEPFLFSAIDGTRNRHAVHDPRYCFVGAGWRIVNEQSIPVDQGELQLLTLERDGEQRQAMFWFSTPGNWFVSPMTYWMRATWRRLTFGAGGEEPILMVVQSLGDQPLNNPQTLSILEALDPWK from the coding sequence ATGAAGACCTGGCAAAACGCGCTCCTGTGGGCGGTCTGCATTGTCGCGCTCTTCGTTGCCTTAATCGTTGAGCTGGCACCCCAGCGAGACGCCATTAGCCAACTGCTGGATATCCCCGATCGCGGTGAGGAATTCCGCTCGCGCGAAACGCCGCTCACCGCGCAAGAACGCGAACTGCTGGGCGAGGCGTCCGCCGTTAAAAAATACATCGCTCCCAACGGCGCGGAGCCGTTTCTGTTTTCGGCCATCGATGGCACGCGCAACCGCCACGCGGTGCATGATCCGCGCTACTGCTTCGTCGGTGCTGGCTGGCGCATCGTCAACGAGCAAAGCATCCCCGTCGACCAAGGTGAGCTACAGCTACTCACCCTCGAGCGCGACGGCGAGCAACGGCAAGCGATGTTTTGGTTTAGCACGCCGGGCAACTGGTTCGTCTCGCCGATGACCTACTGGATGCGCGCGACCTGGCGGCGCCTCACCTTTGGCGCAGGCGGCGAGGAGCCCATCCTCATGGTGGTGCAGTCCCTCGGCGACCAGCCATTGAACAATCCTCAGACACTGAGTATCCTGGAGGCACTTGACCCATGGAAATAG
- a CDS encoding glycosyltransferase family 4 protein, with product MVSEHKPRVLVIAEAANPRLTSVALIGYSLTNALREVADVQLATELRNRDSILEAGFPADQLIPVDNRKMQGLAFKVAKFLRGGESLGWTIYSAFYNVAYPVFERKLWHMLESRLKSGEFDLVHRVTPLSPTNASPIAKRLKQIGVPFIIGPLNGGVPWPAGFDAIRRQEKEWLSYVRGAYKFTPGLQQTRDRASALILASGHTYGEVVTTDARREKAIYIPENAIDPARFPMPQPKAPSKMLKLAFVGRLVPYKGAVTLLEAALPLLKSRRAQLDIIGDGAEMGRLKELVAQHQLESCVSLPGWIAHEKLHERLCASDVFAFPSVREFGGGVVLEAMALGLAPVIADYAGPTELLPDDCGWRVKFESADQLRAGFTEVLTQLADQPEEVRAAGDRACQFVRANFTWPAKARQIRAVYDWTLQSAHKPQFAFAFNPEHRA from the coding sequence ATGGTCAGCGAACACAAACCCCGGGTGCTCGTCATCGCGGAAGCCGCCAACCCGCGCTTAACCAGCGTCGCGCTCATCGGCTATTCCCTGACCAACGCCCTCCGCGAAGTAGCCGACGTCCAACTGGCCACCGAGCTGCGCAACCGTGACTCGATTCTGGAAGCTGGCTTCCCGGCCGACCAACTCATCCCCGTCGATAACCGCAAGATGCAGGGCTTGGCCTTTAAGGTGGCGAAATTCCTGCGCGGCGGTGAATCGCTCGGGTGGACCATTTACTCGGCATTTTATAACGTGGCCTACCCCGTCTTTGAGCGCAAACTCTGGCACATGCTGGAGTCGCGGCTCAAAAGCGGCGAGTTCGACCTGGTGCACCGCGTCACCCCGCTCAGCCCGACCAACGCCAGTCCGATCGCCAAGCGCTTAAAGCAAATCGGTGTACCGTTCATCATCGGCCCGCTTAATGGCGGCGTCCCTTGGCCCGCAGGCTTCGATGCCATTCGCCGGCAGGAAAAAGAATGGCTCAGCTACGTGCGCGGCGCGTATAAATTTACCCCCGGCCTTCAGCAAACGCGTGACCGTGCCTCGGCGCTCATCCTAGCCTCCGGCCACACTTACGGCGAAGTCGTCACCACCGACGCCCGCCGCGAGAAAGCCATCTACATTCCGGAAAACGCGATCGACCCCGCACGCTTTCCCATGCCCCAACCCAAGGCACCGAGCAAGATGCTCAAGCTCGCCTTCGTCGGCCGACTCGTGCCCTACAAAGGCGCGGTGACTTTGCTCGAAGCCGCGCTGCCGTTGCTCAAAAGCAGGCGCGCGCAGTTGGACATCATTGGTGACGGCGCGGAGATGGGACGGCTCAAGGAGCTCGTGGCCCAGCATCAGTTGGAGTCCTGTGTGTCTTTGCCTGGCTGGATCGCCCACGAGAAACTGCACGAGCGCCTTTGCGCGTCGGACGTCTTTGCGTTCCCCAGTGTGCGCGAGTTTGGCGGCGGCGTGGTGCTCGAAGCAATGGCGCTAGGTCTGGCACCCGTCATCGCCGACTACGCCGGGCCAACCGAACTCTTGCCCGACGATTGCGGCTGGCGCGTTAAATTTGAATCCGCTGATCAACTGCGGGCAGGCTTCACGGAGGTGCTCACGCAGCTCGCCGACCAGCCTGAGGAAGTCCGCGCCGCAGGCGACCGCGCCTGTCAATTTGTGCGCGCAAACTTCACCTGGCCAGCCAAGGCGCGGCAGATTCGCGCCGTGTATGACTGGACGCTCCAAAGCGCGCACAAGCCGCAATTCGCCTTTGCCTTCAACCCGGAGCACCGCGCATGA
- a CDS encoding glycosyltransferase: MKHIVFYDDNPDFGGHQFMAMRGVAAANRCPDFRTTFVLNPNNDRLKAHTDAIIQEGGKLEVRYSPVVTKKFQALRNHVSGKALDDLARAFNELQADLIVCLQGEIEDSSLALLAGKKAGCRVMSYIPVAHTMEQMGAKLGALRDRTTGYLFRTPDCWMTISQCIADMLRRRGADAPIHIVENGIDTTRFVPRDAATLRQEQGLPDGLLFGICGRVEFNQKQQHFLVNAMSRWPDELARAKLLVVGDGPDCARLKQIIAELGLTERIILRAWEKQPETLYPALDCLIIPSRFEGFPLVMLEAAACGVPVIGSDNDGMHDFLPEPWRFPQGDEAGLINALKAAINNPAALVNQQRQVVLENHTLQQFEDRFVETLVRELP, encoded by the coding sequence ATGAAGCACATTGTTTTTTACGACGACAACCCGGACTTTGGCGGCCATCAGTTTATGGCGATGCGTGGCGTGGCCGCGGCCAACCGTTGCCCCGACTTTCGAACGACCTTTGTGCTCAACCCGAACAACGACCGCCTCAAGGCGCACACCGATGCGATCATCCAGGAAGGCGGCAAACTGGAGGTCCGCTACTCGCCGGTTGTCACCAAGAAATTTCAAGCGCTGCGCAACCACGTCAGCGGCAAGGCGCTGGATGACCTCGCGCGCGCGTTTAACGAATTGCAGGCGGACCTGATCGTCTGCCTGCAAGGCGAGATCGAAGACAGCTCACTCGCACTGCTGGCGGGGAAGAAAGCCGGATGCCGCGTGATGAGCTATATCCCCGTCGCCCACACGATGGAGCAGATGGGCGCGAAGCTGGGTGCCCTGCGCGACCGCACCACCGGCTACCTTTTCCGCACGCCGGATTGCTGGATGACGATCAGCCAATGCATTGCCGACATGCTTCGCCGACGGGGTGCCGATGCGCCGATCCACATTGTCGAAAACGGCATCGACACCACACGCTTCGTCCCGCGCGACGCCGCCACACTACGCCAGGAGCAGGGCCTGCCGGATGGGTTGCTCTTCGGCATTTGTGGCCGCGTAGAGTTTAACCAGAAGCAGCAGCACTTTCTCGTCAACGCCATGAGCCGCTGGCCCGATGAACTCGCACGGGCCAAGCTACTCGTCGTCGGCGACGGGCCGGACTGCGCGCGCCTCAAGCAGATTATCGCCGAGCTGGGGCTGACCGAGCGCATCATTTTGCGCGCTTGGGAAAAGCAGCCCGAGACGCTCTACCCGGCGCTGGACTGCCTGATCATCCCGTCGCGTTTCGAAGGGTTTCCCCTCGTCATGCTGGAGGCCGCAGCCTGCGGCGTGCCCGTGATCGGCTCGGACAACGACGGCATGCACGACTTTTTGCCCGAGCCCTGGCGCTTCCCGCAAGGCGACGAGGCAGGCCTGATCAACGCCCTGAAAGCGGCGATCAACAACCCGGCGGCATTGGTCAACCAGCAACGGCAAGTCGTGTTGGAAAACCATACACTGCAACAATTTGAAGATCGCTTTGTGGAAACCCTTGTCCGAGAATTACCTTGA